The Nicotiana tomentosiformis chromosome 2, ASM39032v3, whole genome shotgun sequence genome includes the window GCTCCTGTCACTCTCAATGGGTGTAATGGCTTGTCTGCCGGTATCAAATGATCTCCATTCCATTTCTCAACATGTGCACACCGGCACAACTCTGTAATCAATGATGGAAATATCAATAATGTGCCACCTTGAAGCACATACTGCTTCAACTCCCGAACAATGTAGTGACCGACATTCACAGGAATGCCATCAAGGATGCAAGCAATTATCAAGGCCCTGGTATATGGAACATCAGACACGTTCCCACAAGGAGATACTCTGCTCGCAATGATGTACAACCACATTTTTGCTTCGGCTAtgaaatcaccatatttgatgcCTTTCATATTTGTAGCCCAAGTCACTCTATGACCTGGAGGACATAGCTTTGCGAATAGCCAATCACCATTATCGCATGTATCTCTTTCTTGCACTGGCTTGAGCGGATGATTTGGGAGCCCATAGACATCATTTATCTCTTCAACTCCGAATCTCACAGCCTTCCCTCCTATAGTGATTTCATGGTTTTGGAAATGTGTACGCCTTAAATTGGCAAAAAATTCCCTAACCCATTCCTCATTGACATCGCATGGAGTGGGGATGAAGCAGGTCCAGCCGCTTGAAACTAGCCGGCCATGGAAATCCGGAAGAAGTTCAGACACTTTGTCATCGGTAATTCCCTTCTCAAGTTTGAGCTTCTTTGTGAGGAGATCATTATAATACCGGGCTTGGCACTGGGAAGACATGAATCTGGTAGCATCATAGTTCAAGTCCTCAACCACTTCTTCAATTTCGTGAGCAAGCGCAGCATTTTCATTCATGTTCGGGTCCATTTTAGCTCAAAGTACCTTCAAAAAATCAAAACAATGTTAGTAGGGCAGTAGAATCATATTAGGCAATTTAAAACAAAGCAATTAGGCCAAAGAATCGAGTCGAATGGGCCCGGGAAGCTCCAAATGCAAAGCTACTGGAATTTGGAAATCTGCccagttttcgcacctgcggaacagccatcgcaggtgcggtcccgcttctgcagtTTTTCCCATTTCCTTAgtgttcgcacctgcggacaatctatgcaggtgcgaggccgcatctgcAGCATTtcattcgcttctgcgatgttcaTCAGTGGGTTCAAATGCCCAGAATTTACGACTCTTTTACTGCTCAAACAAGATTTTTAGCACATAATTTATACTCAAGACTTCTAAATTAGTGCATTACATAAACCTACGACTCTATTAAACTTGATTTTATGGTACTTAGCAAATGAGTTTCTTTTAGACAATTTGTCGAACACATTGCAAACAGTGAGAATTTATGCTTCTACACAAAAATTTTGCGTATTCAGATTTCCCCCAACAGTAATGTTCAACACAACAGCACACAATACATACTCTCAACCAATATCCCTCActttcaaaactaaaatttaTAATAAAAAGAATGTGGGGAAAAACGGGCTAGAACAgtggagatgaagaagaagaaaaagaaaagagaagtagAAGAGAGGAGTAAATGAGAGACTTGGTACCTGTGTAGTCTTGTACTTGAGAACTCAAAAGTGAGCAGTGATGAAGAGCAGTAGCGTGAGAGATGAGAGGAGTTTGAGTTTGGGGAAAAAAAATGTAGAGTTTACCTGATGAAATGAGGGAGTTATTTGATTAAACCAATTCGatatccgcacctgcgactccagAAGCGCTTGTGCGAGTTTCACGCCGCACCTGTGATTGTTGCACATCTGCGCCAtagtttccgcttctgcgtgagCGCACCTGCGTGCTTTATGTCTGCAGGTGCGGTTATGCCAGGATTTGACAGGCCAATTCTGGGCAGCTACTGCTTTGGTTTTTTCCAATACCTCAAACTTcttaattcaactccaaaaatCTGAAACTTGACAGATTAGTCAAAGATAATATACTAAGCTAtcctaaaaaaaaaattcaaaaatgatcgaaaattttgaaaacgataggttgcctcccaccaagcgccgcATTTAATGTCGTGACACGACGCggatcaactttaccacttttctcgccacttggaTGATATGAATTGGGCatctaacttggaatcaagcttgtgaccacgagcAACGGGGGTGGTGGTAAGTAaatgatcaagccaaactttaatttctttattttgcgtttcttggctttcatgtgaggaatgtcattttgcctttttgaatatgcaaattgcaaaatgtatggctcttctttttcttctttgcgcTTCCATATGGATTCGCACGGcacaattcccatatcaccatgcAATTCCAAGGttgaaaaatgcttggaatgAAACCTCAAGCCTTCAAATTGCAAATCTTCCCTTATTTTGACATTCTCTTTTTCCCCCGAACTAGAATCGACTTCAACCATATTTTCACTTAtaccggttgactctaattctatatttttcttggcatcattAACACTCATAgagtcggttggcggatgttcaatacttgattcctcaaaataaagctcactttcttcctcgatgtcggactcttcttgatctctttccacactctcaagttggtgggcatagtgagcctcaaccaatatttttatttgatttttcaaGGTACGGATATCATCATCATTTTGAGTCAAGCTttgtttcaagtcctcgagtgccaagatttgcttctcctcattttcaagaatggcctccaacatgagcatcatcctttcattttgagcatttgagagttcttcttggttttgatcaagtgccaagg containing:
- the LOC138904447 gene encoding uncharacterized protein, whose amino-acid sequence is MEVEEIEHGQNREFKLMLECLLEGGNKEQNALEELLKNSFQNNLVLERLNLQMGEMLESLEVQKASEVNDNQEPSLDVDVENSSLALDQNQEELSNAQNERMMLMLEAILENEEKQILALEDLKQSLTQNDDDIRTLKNQIKILVEAHYAHQLESVERDQEESDIEEESELYFEESSIEHPPTDSMSVNDAKKNIELESTGISENMVEVDSSSGEKENVKIREDLQFEGLRFHSKHFSTLELHGDMGIVPCESIWKRKEEKEEPYILQFAYSKRQNDIPHMKAKKRKIKKLKFGLIIYLPPPPLLVVTSLIPS